AAGAAATATGTGTGTGACGTTGAGAAGAAGCCCAAATATCCAGATTGAATACAGACCGATCCCCCTGGTTACATCGCCGAGGTAAAATTGCCCGAGACCAGGAACAAAAATTGATAATAACGCCTTTCGTAAGGGAGAAAAATGACGATCATACATCATATCAGATAGCGCAATAAATCCAAATCCGATGTAACTTATGAGTGCACCGGGCAGAACAGAGAGAAAAAATCCACTGAATGTCGGTGTCTCCCATATGAGCAGCATAAAAGGTATCAGCACCAGAAAAAGAAATCCAAACATGAATACAAAAAATGATATGAATCCCGGAAACCCTTCTACATGAGATTCGAGCAGATTTTTTTCGTGGCTCATGGGCTAACAAACACCATTCCATCATTTATATTTAACGGATTATATGTAGCGTGGCGCTTGTCGCATTGGCAATATGGAATGCCAGGATGGTCCGGAATAGCGCCCGACGGAAAAATGAGATGCCGACTCTGTCAGGGTAACTGTCGCCGTCGCACGTGAACGTCCCGCACATCTCAGGCTGTCCATTCGGTCGGCCCCCAACCCTTATCCCCGGGACGGCAGAGGAGGGAGCGATGCAACCTGCCGACATCATCAGGGACCTCGCCTTCCTGGCGGTCGAAAAGGACCTTGCCGCACGTTTCGAACTCCCCTCCGAAATCCTCCTCCCCCTCGTCTTCTCCCTCAGGTTCGGGGGCGACTGGAGCTATGCGCTCGGGGACCGGAGGAGCATATCGGTGATGAAGAAGACCTCGGTCTATGACGAGGAGACGAAGATGGGCGCCTCTGTGGAGGAGATCTATCTGCTGGTGAACCCGCAGATCATCGAGAGCGAGGGGAGTGTCCGCAGGCTCGAAAAATGCGGGGATCAGCCCGCCCGCCTTATCGTGGAGCGCCCCTACCGGGTCAGGGCCCGGGCGGATCGGATCCTGAAGATGACGGTCGACCCCCTCGCCGGCGAGATCAGGGTCGGGGATGTGGGCATAACAGAGATCCGCTTCGAGGGCTCCCCGGCGTACGGCCTCGCCCACGAACTCGAGCACCTGGAGAAGAGGGAGATCGGGGGAAAGAGGCTGAGCGAACTCCGGTTTGTCTGATCCCCGTCATCCACCGACATGGTTTCATGATCCAGTTCATTCTTCACACTGGAACTCGATGTCGTCCCCCATGTGTTCATACCCCCAATCACAGAGCTGATCGAGAATCGGAATCAGAGAATATCCTTTTTCCGTGAGCGAATACTCCACTTTCGGCGGAACCTGGGCGTACACCTTTCTGTTGACGAGACCGTCTTTCTCAAGTTCGCGAAGCTCTTTTGTAAGCATCCTCTGGGTGATCCTGGGCTGTACCCGAGCCATGATCTGGCTGAAACGCAACGTTCCGTCCTTGAGTTGATATATGACCAGTGGTTTCCATTTGCCCCCGATCACATCCAGAGTCGCTTCGATTCCCCAGCTGTACTTGTATTTTTGCGGCGTCTCACCCATTAGTATCAATCCTGTATGTATGTAACATATTTGTTTGTACGTCATATATGTGTCATACGTCAACAATTTCTATTGGAATCATTCAAGTTAGTGGATAATCGGCGTTCATCTCTATGGGTGCGGCAGAGAAACAATCCCTCTACCAGCAGAATGGCTGCAGAGCGGGACGAGCATTTATGATTGTCGGGTCGGCGACAGAGATCACCTATCTCGGGGTTATTAAGATCGTCCCTGGCGCAGAAGAGCTTCGCGATTCTACCTTCTGCGTCTTTTCCATGGCAACAGGACTTATGATCAACCTCTTCCTGTGAGGGATTCACATGAGCGCAACCAGCCGTACGGATCGGGTCCAGACCTGTACCCGGAATCCGTCCTGGAGGAGCGTCCCCTCACAGTATCAATAATGTCAGTATGTAACATGTTTGTTTGTACGCCACATTTATGCCATACGTCACCTATATGTCCTGCAATCGATCCGCGGCTTGAGATTCCCATGGAGGAAAGCATCCATGACCGTGAGGAACATGAAAATAAATGATGAAAAATGCCTGATCGCATATTATTCGCGCCCCGGCAGCAACTATGTCAGTGGAGCCATCGTGGACCTCCCGGTCGGCAACACGGAAGTCATAGCAAAGATGATCCACGAGATGACTGCAGGCGATCTGTTTCACATCGAACCGGTGCATGCGTATCCCGAAGATTATACAGAAACCACCGAGGTGGCACAGCAGGAACTGCGCACTAATGCCAGGCCGGAACTTGCCAGCCACCTGCAAAACATTGCTTCCTTTGAGGTGATCTTCCTCGGCTACCCCAACTGGTGGGGAACGATGCCGATGCTGGTGTTTACCTTCCTTGAGGGATCTGATCTCTCCGGAAAAACGATCGTTCCGTTCTGCACGCACGAGGGGAGCGGTCTCGGGCGAAGTGTTTCGGATATCAGAAAAATGTGCCCGAAGTCGACCGTCCTGGAGGGCCTTGCCATCCGGGGCGGAGACGTGAGGAATGCGCAGAACGCGGTATCCGGGTGGCTGCAGAGACTCGGGATGAAAAAAGAGCAGTAAATCTCCGGCCATCCTGGAAAAGCACTGCTGAATATCAAAATCGTAAAAAAAGGGGAATAGAGATGTTATACAGAAAAGTTCCAAAAAACGGAGACGAACTTTCCATCCTCGGATTCGGATGCATGCGTCTTCCGGTGAAAGAAGATGGTTCGATAGATGAAGAGAAGGCCACAAAGCAGGTACGCTATGCAATTGATCATGGTGTGAATTATGTTGATACGGCATGGCCCTATCATATGGGAGAGAGCGAGCCTTTCCTGGGCCGTGCCCTTGCCGATGGATACCGCGAGAGGGTAAAAATCGCAACAAAACTTCCTTCCTGGCTTATCGAGAGCCGGGAGGATATGGATACGTTCCTGAATGCCCAGCTGGAGAAACTCAAAACAGACCACATCGACTACTATCTGGTCCACGCTCTCGTTGGTGACCTGTGGGATAAGGTTGAGAAGTTGGGCTTGGCTGATTTCCTTGACAGGGCCAAAGCCGACGGTCGCATCGGGAATGCAGGTTTCTCCTTCCACGGCGCAAACGAGGATTTCAACCGGATCGTGGACGCCTATGACTGGGACATCTGCCTGATCCAGTACAACCTCCTGGACGAAAAGAACCAGGCAGGGACCGCGGGCCTTGAATACGCCGCCTCAAAAGGTCTTGGCGTCGTCATCATGGAGCCTCTCCGCGGAGGGAACCTGACAAAAACCGTGCCTCAGGCCGTTAAGGAGATCTGGGACGAAGCCCCGGTACAGAGGTCTCCTGCGGAATGGGCGCTCCGCTGGGTATGGAACCACCCGGAAGTCACGGTCGTCCTATCCGGCATGAACGAGGAGGCGCACATCCAGGAGAACCTCAGGATTGCCGATCAGGCATACCCGGACTCGCTGACAGAAGCAGAACTGCAGCTGGTAAAACGGGTGGAGAGCAGGTATCGCGAGCTGTTGAAAGTGGCCTGTACCGGCTGCCAGTACTGCATGCCCTGCCCGGCCGGGGTGAACATTCCCCTCTGCTTCGAGGAATACAACAACCTGTACCTGGTCGATAATCCCGATGAGGAAAAATTCATGTATGCTGCACGGCTTGGCGGCGCCGTCGCCCTCGGGAAACCCGAGTATGCATCCCTGTGTGTCCAATGCGGCGAGTGCGTTGAAAAATGCCCCCAGCACATTGACATTCCGGTAGTGCTCGAATCTGTCGTGGAAGAACTGGAAGGGCCAGGGTTTGAAGAGAGAGTGGCCATGGCACGGGCAATGTTCAAGAAGACGTGAGCGATTAAGGTCACCTCCTTCCGTTCAGGTCATTCACCCGATCGTTCTATAGGAGGGAAGATTACCAAACAATCGCCGCCTGGCCGACCTGTGCCGGTTCATGATCTGCACATCGAGCGCCGCGCCTTCGTTTCCGGTGTGCTGCGGAATGTGGTGGATCAGCCGCAACGGGTAGCATCACAGACACCAGCATCGGTCAGGCCCCACCCAATCGTGCCAGTCTGAACGGTATCGGCAAGAGGTAATATGGACCTTCACAACCGGCAGGTCCGGGTAATATCAGGGCTTACCAATGTATTCGCTGTGTTCGAACAGCCCTCCGCCTTTCCCTCGATCCGCCCCCGCCACTCAGGGGGATCCCCTCCTCCCCGGAGTGCGGCCTCAAGGCAGGAGACGACATCGCTGCTCCCCCGGATAACCGGCGGCGACGGCATCCACCTGAGGGCAGAGGGGTGGGGTCGTCCCGGTAACCGGACAGCGGACAATAACGCTCGGCCAGGAGGTCCTCCTTTGATGCGCCCTGCACCGCCCCGACGAGGAGGCCGCCTACCATATCGGTGATCGGATCAAATGTCCCGGGCAGCCTGAACTCCAGTGTTGCACCGGGGGCATCACCGACGGCAAGACCGAGGAGAGAACTGCGGTAGCGGTATTTCAGGTCTATCATTCCCCCTTCACGAAACCCTCGATGTCGGCCAGATCGTACACCAAATAGCCCTCGTTACGCAGATCTTCCTTCCCTTCCACAATGCCCGCGACGAGGAGATAGCGCTCTTTTGGGTATCGATCGTGCCTGACCATCTCCGTCTTCGCCTCCAGGCGGGTGAGTACCCCTCTTGCTCCACGCCGATCCAGAGCGCCCCATTTGCATTCCCCGAAGACGATACTGCCCTCCTGATCGTCGACAGCGACGACGTCAATCTCCTCACCCTTCCACCACCATCGGCCAACCCGGCTTCCCGGCAGGATCCGGAGCACAAACTCCCGGCGTACAAAATTCTCAAACCGTTTGCCGAAGTAACGGTCCATAGCGGGAGCAGAAGGGCGGAAAGCGTTGGTCTCAATCGCCTCCCTGTTCGGGAATACAAAGGAGTACCAGAAGTCAAAGACGGTATCTTTGATCTGGTAGACGCCATGTCTGGTGTCCACCAGGATCGGCAGCTCGCGCTCCACGATGCCAAGGCGGGTCATGCCCCCAAGATAGGGATAGATGCGGCGTGCGTCCATGCTGCAAAACTGTGCGATGGCACCCGGTGCGGTGTTTCCTTCCGCGATGGCATTGAGAATCGACTGATAGGTCTTGAGTTCCCGAAACTCCTGCGAGAGGATGAAGTAGGGCTCACGGTAGAAGTAGCCAAAGCGTGAGAAGAACTCCCTCTCGACAAATTCAGAAAATGAGACGTAGTCCGCCGCCTTGAGCAGGTACTCGGGGATGCCCCCGATGGTGAGGTAAGTCCGCA
This genomic interval from Methanofollis fontis contains the following:
- a CDS encoding putative ATP-dependent zinc protease, with the translated sequence MQPADIIRDLAFLAVEKDLAARFELPSEILLPLVFSLRFGGDWSYALGDRRSISVMKKTSVYDEETKMGASVEEIYLLVNPQIIESEGSVRRLEKCGDQPARLIVERPYRVRARADRILKMTVDPLAGEIRVGDVGITEIRFEGSPAYGLAHELEHLEKREIGGKRLSELRFV
- a CDS encoding winged helix-turn-helix transcriptional regulator, producing MGETPQKYKYSWGIEATLDVIGGKWKPLVIYQLKDGTLRFSQIMARVQPRITQRMLTKELRELEKDGLVNRKVYAQVPPKVEYSLTEKGYSLIPILDQLCDWGYEHMGDDIEFQCEE
- a CDS encoding flavodoxin — translated: MKINDEKCLIAYYSRPGSNYVSGAIVDLPVGNTEVIAKMIHEMTAGDLFHIEPVHAYPEDYTETTEVAQQELRTNARPELASHLQNIASFEVIFLGYPNWWGTMPMLVFTFLEGSDLSGKTIVPFCTHEGSGLGRSVSDIRKMCPKSTVLEGLAIRGGDVRNAQNAVSGWLQRLGMKKEQ
- a CDS encoding aldo/keto reductase, with the protein product MLYRKVPKNGDELSILGFGCMRLPVKEDGSIDEEKATKQVRYAIDHGVNYVDTAWPYHMGESEPFLGRALADGYRERVKIATKLPSWLIESREDMDTFLNAQLEKLKTDHIDYYLVHALVGDLWDKVEKLGLADFLDRAKADGRIGNAGFSFHGANEDFNRIVDAYDWDICLIQYNLLDEKNQAGTAGLEYAASKGLGVVIMEPLRGGNLTKTVPQAVKEIWDEAPVQRSPAEWALRWVWNHPEVTVVLSGMNEEAHIQENLRIADQAYPDSLTEAELQLVKRVESRYRELLKVACTGCQYCMPCPAGVNIPLCFEEYNNLYLVDNPDEEKFMYAARLGGAVALGKPEYASLCVQCGECVEKCPQHIDIPVVLESVVEELEGPGFEERVAMARAMFKKT
- a CDS encoding ATP-binding protein; amino-acid sequence: MIRAFVDREEERRILDEEWQKAGGQMIILYGRRRIGKTRLLTEFIQGKQGILSFSEDVASSIQIKQFQTECAAFFDDDLLASLRIETWDQIFTYLARKPLQKRAYLVIDEFTYLIKNDPSILSALQKAWDTALSSSNWCILLCGSMLGLMSDLALSATSPLYGRRTRDMLLEGLPFVHAKKFLDQPFPDALRTYLTIGGIPEYLLKAADYVSFSEFVEREFFSRFGYFYREPYFILSQEFRELKTYQSILNAIAEGNTAPGAIAQFCSMDARRIYPYLGGMTRLGIVERELPILVDTRHGVYQIKDTVFDFWYSFVFPNREAIETNAFRPSAPAMDRYFGKRFENFVRREFVLRILPGSRVGRWWWKGEEIDVVAVDDQEGSIVFGECKWGALDRRGARGVLTRLEAKTEMVRHDRYPKERYLLVAGIVEGKEDLRNEGYLVYDLADIEGFVKGE